A stretch of Planococcus citri chromosome 5, ihPlaCitr1.1, whole genome shotgun sequence DNA encodes these proteins:
- the LOC135846438 gene encoding aspartate and glycine-rich protein-like: MGYGYLMNVLVIPMLVFGQLDVFSEAEEEAHLYVKSDIAKKLLNAVQKFGSSQNGNDDDDDDDGDGDGDGDGGGGDDGDDGDDDSGGGGDDDDDDDDDDDDDDDTGDDDTGDDDTGDDDTGDDGDGDDDDDDDDDDDSDDDDDDNDGDNDGDNNDNDDNNSVC; the protein is encoded by the exons ATGGGATACGGTTATTTGATGAACGTTTTAGTTATACCAATGTTGGTTTTTGGCCAATTGGACGTGTTCTCTGAAGCTGAGGAGGAAGCACATCTCTA TGTAAAGTCTGATAtcgccaaaaaattattaaatgctgttcaaaaatttggatctTCCCAAAATggcaatgatgatgatgatgatgatgatggtgatggtgatggtgatggtgatggtggtggtggtgatgatggtgatgatggtgatgatgatagtggtggtggtggtgatgatgatgatgatgatgatgatgatgatgatgatgatgatgatactGGTGATGATGATACTGGTGATGATGATACAGGTGATGATGATACTGGTGATGATGGTGatggcgatgatgatgatgatgacgatgacgatgacgacagtgatgatgatgatgatgacaatGATGGCGATAATGACGGTGACAACAATGACAACGATGACAACAACTCAGTGTGTTGA
- the TwdlT gene encoding keratin, type I cytoskeletal 9: MVVFSVISALAIVSSVVADAGYSSFSPSSSYGAPSFGGGHGSGGYSSGGFSGSSGGYSSGGYSSGGSHGGSYVGSSLGSELASSFGGHSSGGYSSGGFSGGSSYSSGSSGLYSGSSFGGGYSSGGYASQAPVVQKHIYVHVPPPEPESHQPTQHYAPPPPPQKHYKIVFIKAPTPPTPTVPVLPQIQQDSEKTLIYVLVKRPEDQPQITIPTPAPTTPSKPEVYFIRYKTQKGAGGYADSGFSAGGLGGGLGGGIGGGLDGGFGGSHSSSGIGSDLGSHGGSGGISSSYGAPSGSSSLSSSYGAPSSGGPSSSYGAPSGGAGSY, from the exons ATGGTTGTATTTTCG GTGATATCAGCACTCGCAATTGTGAGTAGCGTCGTCGCAGACGCTGGCTACTCATCTTTCTCTCCATCCTCAAGCTACGGCGCCCCGTCCTTTGGAGGAGGACATGGCAGCGGTGGCTACTCGAGCGGAGGTTTCTCCGGCAGCAGCGGCGGATACAGCAGTGGAGGTTACAGCAGCGGAGGCTCCCACGGTGGAAGCTACGTCGGATCTAGTCTAGGAAGCGAATTGGCCAGCAGTTTCGGAGGTCACTCGAGCGGAGGATACTCCAGCGGTGGATTCTCCGGTGGCAGCAGCTACTCGAGCGGATCCAGCGGCCTTTACTCCGGATCATCGTTCGGTGGTGGATACTCATCGGGCGGATACGCTTCGCAAGCCCCAGTAGTCCAGAAACACATCTACGTCCATGTCCCACCCCCAGAACCAGAAAGTCATCAACCAACTCAACACTACgctccaccaccaccaccacaaaAACACTACAAAATCGTCTTCATCAAAGCCCCAACTCCACCAACGCCCACCGTTCCAGTTCTGCCACAAATCCAACAAGACTCTGAGAAAACCCTCATCTACGTTTTGGTTAAAAGACCCGAAGACCAACCACAAATCACCATCCCAACTCCAGCTCCAACCACTCCATCCAAACCAGAAGTATACTTCATCCGTTACAAGACTCAAAAAGGTGCCGGAGGTTACGCAGACTCTGGTTTCAGCGCTGGCGGTCTCGGAGGCGGTCTCGGTGGCGGTATTGGTGGCGGTCTCGATGGCGGTTTCGGAGGTTCTCACTCATCTTCCGGTATCGGATCTGATCTCGGTTCGCATGGCGGTAGCGGCGGTATTTCTTCCTCTTACGGAGCTCCAAGTGGCTCCAGCTCGTTGTCTTCCAGCTACGGTGCTCCAAGTTCCGGCGGTCCTTCTTCCAGCTATGGTGCCCCAAGTGGCGGAGCTGGCTCGTACTAG